Proteins from a genomic interval of Danio rerio strain Tuebingen ecotype United States chromosome 4, GRCz12tu, whole genome shotgun sequence:
- the proser2 gene encoding proline and serine-rich protein 2: MDVHMHNSRTLHYGLNDCAEDDLQFLSLEERECIQFFEETIDSLEEKERPERRGRGNGNGRASGAEWQVEKQETRASAQHSPADQDIIDLVHPTEHTHRPTNTLTDLRELVSPAETHVKARRDSNTSDNQRRSSLELPQSHKHGPPTHAKPTRLPESISLLLGSRENIPHSIAAEAVSVQERRALMLANLSGSAHPLDGGEPACVRNLPMRSVSFCDPTPDKSRMEALSKLGLAQRRTQSVVHTKEETNAKPAVMSTETRFNPKSDVHSSLKEESSAKPAMMSTEARFNAKSDTHSSPRDAEIKAKPATRSESMEKAFRFNHKSEVHSSPVEEIRARPATRSDSIENSFRHNPKYEIHSSPVEEIKAKPATRSDSIEKAFRFNHKSEVHSSPVEEIKAKPATRRDSIENSYRYNSKSDIHSSPLEEIKVKPAARSDSIENTYRYNPKSIIHSSQSEETKAKPQIRRNSTENTTLRSDQDTTDHPKSPMLTSAEVTQSGFNSFGGKSITLNPTASFRNESPSIPAAKTEAPEVHLNSFGGRSRVVSLSEHTRPKTFNSTTDDKSSNSEPSWRKQAPTPAPRPQRAQPTSGPRPPASPEHRRKSLPKQSFRTQGITVQFSGRGATDEARRDALRKLGLLRDTS; the protein is encoded by the exons gagGATGATCTGCAGTTCCTCAGTTTGGAGGAGAGGGAGTGTATCCAGTTCTTCGAGGAGACCATCGACTCTCTGGAGGAGAAAGAGCGGCCGGAGCGAAGAGGAAGAGGAAACGGAAACGGTAGAGCAAGTGGAGCAGAGTGGCAGGTGGAGAAGCAGGAGACGCGCGCTTCAGCACAGCACAGTCCTGCAGATCAGGACATCATCGATCTGGTCCACCCGacagagcacacacacagacccacaaacacactgacag ATCTCCGAGAGCTGGTTTCTCCTGCAGAGACTCATGTGAAGGCCAGACGAGACTCCAACACATCAGACAACCAGCGCAGGAGCAGTCTAGAGCTCCCACAATCCCACAAACACGGCCCTCCGACCCACGCCAAGCCCACACGCCTCCCCGAGAGCATCAGCCTCCTGCTGGGCAGCCGCGAAAACATCCCGCACTCCATCGCAGCCGAAGCTGTGAGCGTGCAGGAGCGCCGCGCGCTAATGCTAGCAAACCTCAGCGGATCAGCTCACCCTCTGGATGGTGGAGAACCAGCGTGTGTGCGAAACCTGCCCATGCGCAGCGTATCATTTTGCGACCCAACGCCAGATAAATCCAGAATGGAGGCGCTTTCAAAACTCGGACTCGCTCAGAGACGAACGCAATCCGTCGTGCACACAAAAGAAGAAACCAATGCTAAACCTGCAGTGATGAGCACTGAAACCAGATTCAACCCCAAATCTGACGTGCACTCATCTCTAAAAGAAGAATCCAGTGCAAAACCAGCAATGATGAGCACTGAAGCCAGATTCAACGCCAAATCTGACACTCATTCTTCACCAAGAGATGCAGAAATCAAAGCTAAACCTGCTACGAGGAGCGAAAGCATGGAGAAAGCATTTAGATTTAACCACAAATCTGAAGTCCACTCTTCTCCAGTTGAAGAAATCAGAGCTAGACCTGCTACAAGGAGTGACAGCATTGAAAACTCATTCAGACACAACCCTAAATACGAAATACACTCCTCTCCAGTTGAAGAAATCAAAGCTAAACCTGCTACGAGGAGCGATAGCATCGAGAAAGCATTCAGATTTAACCACAAATCTGAAGTTCACTCTTCTCCAGTTGAAGAAATCAAAGCTAAACCTGCGACAAGACGCGACAGCATCGAAAACTCATACAGATACAACTCTAAATCTGACATTCACTCCTCTCCACTTGAAGAAATCAAAGTTAAACCTGCGGCAAGAAGCGACAGCATTGAAAACACATACAGATACAACCCTAAATCCATCATACACTCTTCCCAAAGTGAAGAAACCAAAGCTAAACCTCAAATAAGACGCAACAGCACTGAAAACACCACTCTCAGATCTGACCAAGACACTACAGATCATCCCAAATCTCCAATGCTCACCAGCGCTGAAGTCACTCAAAGCGGCTTCAACAGCTTCGGTGGAAAGAGCATCACTCTGAACCCTACGGCCTCCTTCAGAAATGAGTCCCCGTCCATCCCGGCGGCCAAAACAGAAGCACCGGAGGTCCATCTGAACAGCTTCGGCGGCAGATCCAGAGTCGTGAGCTTATCCGAACACACCCGACCCAAAACCTTCAACTCTACAACTGATGACAAGAGCTCCAACTCAGAGCCATCCTGGAGGAAGCAGGCGCCCACTCCTGCTCCGAGACCCCAAAGAGCGCAGCCTACAAGTGGCCCACGGCCTCCAGCATCCCCAGAGCACCGCCGCAAGTCTCTGCCCAAACAGTCCTTCCGCACTCAGGGAATTACGGTGCAGTTTTCAGGACGCGGAGCCACCGATGAGGCCCGCCGGGACGCTCTGCGCAAACTGGGACTGCTAAGAGACACGTCCTAA